A stretch of the Thalassotalea euphylliae genome encodes the following:
- a CDS encoding RnfH family protein: MVEQIHIEVVYGVATRQELIALPVAKGTTIEQAITESGIMDMFDDIDLSKNKVGIWSRAAKLSDELEDLDRIEIYRPLIADPKEVRKRRAEKAKEEGRADKVTGGRVNNLRAKP; encoded by the coding sequence ATGGTAGAGCAGATTCATATTGAAGTGGTCTATGGCGTGGCGACTCGTCAAGAGCTTATTGCTTTACCTGTTGCCAAAGGTACAACCATAGAGCAGGCGATTACTGAGTCAGGCATTATGGATATGTTTGACGATATCGACCTGAGTAAAAACAAAGTTGGCATTTGGAGCCGCGCCGCTAAGCTAAGCGACGAGCTGGAAGATTTAGATCGTATTGAAATTTATCGCCCGCTGATAGCCGACCCAAAAGAAGTGCGTAAACGCCGCGCGGAAAAAGCGAAAGAAGAAGGCCGCGCTGATAAAGTCACTGGTGGCCGAGTTAACAATCTAAGAGCTAAGCCATAG
- a CDS encoding type II toxin-antitoxin system RatA family toxin, whose product MPSIHRSALVMHSVSDMYNLINDVLAYPQFLPDCSDSKIISQDEGSMTAALKISKGGVTKWFTTENTLVENEQVVLNLVDGPFKQLTGSWDLTVLSEEACKVTLSLEYEFSSKVLELAFGKIFNNIANNMVQAFTQQAKKVYG is encoded by the coding sequence ATGCCATCAATTCATCGTAGTGCCTTGGTTATGCACAGTGTTAGTGATATGTATAACCTGATCAATGACGTACTTGCTTACCCACAATTTTTACCAGATTGCAGCGACAGTAAAATCATCTCGCAAGATGAGGGTTCAATGACGGCTGCGCTTAAAATTTCAAAGGGCGGGGTAACTAAGTGGTTTACCACAGAAAATACCTTAGTGGAAAACGAGCAAGTGGTATTGAACTTGGTAGATGGACCATTTAAACAGTTAACGGGCAGCTGGGATTTAACTGTGCTGTCTGAAGAGGCGTGTAAGGTCACACTGAGCCTAGAATATGAATTTTCCAGCAAGGTATTAGAGTTGGCATTTGGTAAAATCTTCAACAATATTGCCAATAACATGGTTCAGGCATTTACTCAACAAGCGAAAAAGGTATACGGCTAA
- the smpB gene encoding SsrA-binding protein SmpB, with product MAKKKSKQSNSNTIALNKKARHNYALTDKFEAGMSLQGWEIKSIRSGKVNISDCYVMLKDGEAYLVGSEILPLNAASSHVVCDPVRSRKLLLNRRELDRLIGAVERDGFSLVATAMYWKQCWVKLEFYLGKGKKSHDKRADIKDREWQIDKGRLMKNKNLNG from the coding sequence ATGGCCAAGAAAAAATCAAAACAATCAAATAGCAATACCATTGCCCTCAATAAAAAAGCACGTCACAACTATGCACTTACCGATAAGTTCGAAGCAGGTATGAGCCTGCAAGGCTGGGAAATTAAGAGCATTCGCAGTGGCAAGGTCAATATTTCTGATTGTTATGTCATGCTCAAAGACGGCGAAGCCTACCTAGTCGGTAGCGAAATTCTGCCGCTTAACGCGGCCTCTAGCCACGTGGTTTGCGATCCAGTACGAAGCCGTAAGCTATTGTTGAATCGCCGGGAGCTTGACCGCCTAATTGGTGCCGTTGAGCGTGATGGCTTCTCACTTGTTGCCACTGCTATGTACTGGAAACAGTGCTGGGTAAAACTTGAGTTTTACTTAGGTAAAGGTAAGAAAAGCCACGATAAACGCGCTGATATCAAAGATCGCGAATGGCAGATCGACAAAGGCCGCTTGATGAAAAACAAAAACCTTAATGGCTAA